In Marispirochaeta sp., the genomic window TATTTCAATGAGCGCCACAGTCGTTCGACATACACATTGTCCAGTGCGCGGCCAACCCCGTCCATGCTGATCTCCACCTGGTGTTCTTCCAACACCGACAGGTAGGCCCTGCTTGTGAACTGGCTACCCTGATCCGTGTTAAAGATCGCCGGGACCCCATAGGTCTCGATCGCCTCCTGCAGCGCGGCAACACAGAATGACGGATCCATGCTATTCGAAAGCCGCCAGCTCAAGACCTTACGAGAGTACAGATCCACTATAGCCACCAGATAGACGTGCCCCTGCGGAAGACCAATATAGGTGATATCACTGGCCCAAACCTGATTGGGATGCCGTATTTGCTTACCGCGCAACAAATACGGATATTTCTTGTGATCGTTGCGTGCCTTGCTCAGATTTGGCCCAGGATATAATGCCCGCAGTCCAAAACGCTTCATCAGCCGCCTGACTCGTTTTCTGGTCAGGTGAGGATGCTCGGGTAACAGCACTCGTGATACTTTGCGATAGCCGTAAAAGGGGACCTTCTTGTGATACTCCAGAATGACTGTGAGATCCTCCAGATCCGTCTCTGTTCGCATATCTCGGCCTTTGCGGTAGTAGGAGCTCCGAGTGACCTCAAGAGTACGACACTGCTGCGCTATGCTCAGCTCGGGATGGTTCGGATCAATCATTCCGGATCTTTCCCGTAATACTCGCGGTGTTTTTTTTTGAGGAATTCGTTCACAACTGTCAGTTCTCCAACAGTTCGCAGCAGTTGGTCGCGCTCCTGCTCAAGCCTGCGCTCCTCTTCTCGCTTCTTATTAGGACGCTCGAAAGTCGCAGGAAGATTGTCCGGCAGCTGCTTTTTCCACTGCGATACCTGGTTCGGATGCACATCGTATTTAAGTGCAATCTGCTGTATGGTCTCCTGCTCCTTGATAGCCTCAAGTGCCACTTTCGATTTGAATGCGGTGTTGTAGCTCTTCCTCATGGTACTACTATACCTCTCTGCTCCCTGGAAGGCGAGAGTTACACCTTAAAGGCACCCCCAGAAGCTGTCTCGTTTCCTGGGCTCATTATATCATTTTCATTGGGCCAGGAAAATGAATTGCATAATTTAATAACATCTGTTTTCAACGAATTTGTTGGATTTGAATATACAGAAGAAGGCAACAAAGTCTTTAATGATTTCATAAAGCCGGAAAAGATTTTAGATAGACATAAAAACGGTAATATTATTTTAACTTATGAAGAAAATGGCAGAATAATTGGAATGATTGAAGTTCGCGATAATAATCACATTTGTCTGTTTTTTATAGATAAAAATTATCACAATAAAGGAATAGGTAGAGAATTATTTAATGAAATGCTATTAAATATAAAGGGAAAGACAGAATATTTGGAGGTTAATGCATCACCATTTTCTGAAAAAATATACTCAAAACTAGGATTTAAAAGTATCGGTAAAAAAACAGAAATGAATGGAATATTATTCATACCAATGAAAATGGAGCTATAAGATGTGCAACACTTCCGATAACGAGCCTGTAGGAAAAGTCTTAAAAAGATTAGCCCCATTTCTATAATCCGACAAAGATGGTGCCTTCTTGCGACCATTTCAAATGCCGTTTCTTTTATCCTGGATCCGGAACCATCGCATTCCGGATCTTTCCGATATTGTGAATCATGCAATACAATACCCACTGTATATTTACCTTCGCTTTTGTCCGAAGCGTGAAACGATCAAGCCGTTTGCAGGAAGTGATATTACCAAAAACCGGTTCTATAATACCCATTCTTCTTGAATACAAATCACGGATTTCTGGCTGGTCAATTTTCTTCCGCATTTCTTCACTATAATTCGGTCCATCACCGGTATCGACAATATAGAGTGTGCGCCGTTTTGCTGTTTTTGTATTCTTGCGAAAACACTTTTCCCGATAAGAACAATCCGTGCAGTCGCTTGTCTGTGATTGATATTTATTGCCCTCATTCCCGTATAATTTCTGATGCCCTATGAATCTGAGCATCTTTCCGTTTGGACAGGTATAGGTGTTATCGCCCTCATTATACGTAAAATCAGCCTGGGTGAATTTATACTCTATCCCGCTTTTCCGGCTGCGCTCATCAAACCGCGAA contains:
- a CDS encoding IS3 family transposase; translated protein: MIDPNHPELSIAQQCRTLEVTRSSYYRKGRDMRTETDLEDLTVILEYHKKVPFYGYRKVSRVLLPEHPHLTRKRVRRLMKRFGLRALYPGPNLSKARNDHKKYPYLLRGKQIRHPNQVWASDITYIGLPQGHVYLVAIVDLYSRKVLSWRLSNSMDPSFCVAALQEAIETYGVPAIFNTDQGSQFTSRAYLSVLEEHQVEISMDGVGRALDNVYVERLWRSLKYEDIYLRSYESMVELHHGIEHYFTFYNTERLHQSLEYRTPEEMHQSFATENPLPLAA
- a CDS encoding transposase, with product MRKSYNTAFKSKVALEAIKEQETIQQIALKYDVHPNQVSQWKKQLPDNLPATFERPNKKREEERRLEQERDQLLRTVGELTVVNEFLKKKHREYYGKDPE
- a CDS encoding GNAT family N-acetyltransferase, with the protein product MHNLITSVFNEFVGFEYTEEGNKVFNDFIKPEKILDRHKNGNIILTYEENGRIIGMIEVRDNNHICLFFIDKNYHNKGIGRELFNEMLLNIKGKTEYLEVNASPFSEKIYSKLGFKSIGKKTEMNGILFIPMKMEL